A genomic window from Cotesia glomerata isolate CgM1 linkage group LG7, MPM_Cglom_v2.3, whole genome shotgun sequence includes:
- the LOC123269925 gene encoding uncharacterized protein LOC123269925 — translation MDPEFNPTTDGNALMYHAIEEDKLEDIKLLLENGMNVNEPIIRTGEFAGFTALHVACMKNKDHLVELLVNDYKADVNAMAADGTQPILLACFYEPLDESSKYRNERKIGSKIKTLVKANANVDAEFGQEIFSKHVKDRKWCPDFGDKMPLVAYTIIYHKPSIIYHLKKVNLDIISLTNKTLLMYAVENECYHYIPVIMSNVKDPQLTDKLINHRDNDDVPLTHYPLHPKIYGKFRYHEMTTICDRLSPIFILDLSNWGADMYALINNDPATFLPNLSAYKSCPLLLDYSLPYYTSMTLSRVLYYAMLPVDERPEHSVRYESEVQRNDYLARIRENREECIAIALKDLVFRVAFRLPVPEEEIKLMDELIASNGKIREIVNDYKIFFIEYALKDLFIDFGDNKMSIYDFLMQVFDDKKLKFLARKDNLLHALEQAFSLTFDDYSFFETYYYPIKKRLEEAMERLRLLENLKKISSLRKAIPLPFEVVLEIVGYLNNQHFNVFIKSFYTS, via the coding sequence ATGGATCCTGAATTTAATCCAACAACAGATGGCAACGCACTGATGTATCATGCCATCGAAGAAGACAAATTAgaagatattaaattgttattagaAAATGGAATGAATGTAAATGAACCGATAATAAGAACTGGAGAATTTGCTGGATTCACAGCATTGCATGTTGCATGCATGAAAAATAAAGATCACTTGGTGGAGTTACTAGTTAATGATTATAAAGCAGATGTCAATGCAATGGCTGCTGACGGAACTCAACCTATTCTTTTGGCTTGTTTTTATGAACCACTAGACGAATCAAGCAAATATCGTAACGAACGAAAAATaggcagtaaaataaaaacattggTGAAAGCTAATGCAAATGTTGATGCCGAATTTggacaagaaattttttcaaagcacGTCAAAGACAGAAAATGGTGTCCCGATTTTGGTGACAAAATGCCACTAGTTGcatatactattatttatcataaaccatcaataatttatcatcTCAAAAAAGTCAACTTAGACATTATAAGCCTTACAAATAAAACATTGCTAATGTACGCTGTTGAAAACGAATGTTATCATTATATTCCAGTCATTATGTCAAATGTTAAAGATCCTCAATTGACAGATAAGTTGATAAATCACCGCGATAATGATGATGTACCGCTAACTCATTATCCACTCCATCCTAAAATATATGGCAAATTTCGATATCATGAAATGACGACGATCTGTGATCGTTTGAGCCCAATATTTATTCTAGACTTATCAAATTGGGGGGCTGACATGTATGCACTGATAAACAATGACCCAGCAACATTTTTGCCCAATCTATCAGCTTACAAAAGTTGTCCATTGCTACTAGATTATTCTTTGCCTTATTATACTTCTATGACCTTATCAAGGGTTTTATACTACGCCATGCTTCCTGTAGATGAAAGGCCTGAGCATTCAGTACGTTACGAGTCAGAAGTTCAGCGAAATGATTATCTAGCACGAATCCGAGAAAATCGAGAAGAGTGTATAGCTATTGCTCTAAAAGATCTGGTCTTTAGGGTTGCATTCAGATTACCTGTTccagaagaagaaataaaattgatggaTGAATTAATTGCCAGCAACGGAAAAATCAGAGAGATTGTAAATgactacaaaatatttttcattgaatatGCCTTAAAGgacttatttattgattttggtgataataaaatgtcaatttatgattttttaatgcaagtttttgatgataaaaaattaaaatttttggcgCGGAAAGATAATTTACTGCATGCCCTGGAACAAGCTTTTAGCCTGACTTTTGATGATTATTCTTTCTTTGAGACCTATTATTatccaattaaaaaaaggtTAGAAGAAGCTATGGAAAGATTACGACTTCtcgaaaatttgaagaaaatttcatCACTTAGAAAAGCTATACCGTTACCGTTTGAAGTGGTATTAGAAATTGTTGGGTATCTAAACAACCAACACTTTAAcgtatttataaaatcattctATACTTcgtaa
- the LOC123269920 gene encoding uncharacterized protein LOC123269920 isoform X2, translating to MDPEFNPTTDGNALMYQAIEEDKLEDIKLLLENGMNVNEPIITTEEFAGFTALHVACMKNKDHLVELLVNDYKADVNAMAADGTQPILLACFYEPLDESIEYRNKRKIGSKIKTLVKANANVDAEFGQEIFSKHVKDRKWCPDFGDKMPLVAYTIIYHKPSIIDHLKKVNLDIISLTNKTLLMYAVENECYHYIPVIMSNVKDPQLIDKLINHRDNDDVPLTHYPLHPKIYGKFRYHEMTTICDRLSPIFIRDLSNWRADMYALINNDPATFLPNLSAYKSCPLLLDYSLPYYTSMTLSRVLYYATLPIDERPEHSVRYESEVQRNDYLARIRENREECIAIALKDLVFRVAFRLPVPEEEIKLMDELIASNGKIREIVNDYKINFIEYALKDLFIDFGDNKMSIYDFLMQVFDYKKLKFLARKDNLLHALEQAFSLTFDDYSFFETYYYPIQKRLKDAMERLRLLENLKKISSLRKAIPLPFEVVLEIVGYLNNQHFNVFIKSFYTS from the coding sequence ATGGATCCTGAATTTAATCCAACAACAGATGGCAACGCACTGATGTATCAAGCCATCGAAGAAGACAAATTAgaagatattaaattgttattagaAAATGGAATGAATGTAAATGAACCGATAATAACAACTGAAGAATTTGCTGGATTCACAGCATTGCATGTTGCATGCATGAAAAATAAAGATCACTTGGTGGAGTTACTAGTTAATGATTATAAAGCAGATGTCAATGCAATGGCTGCTGACGGAACTCAACCTATTCTTTTGGCTTGTTTTTATGAACCACTCGACGAATCAATCGAATATCGTAACAAACGAAAAATaggcagtaaaataaaaacattggTGAAAGCTAATGCAAATGTTGATGCCGAATTTggacaagaaattttttcaaagcacGTCAAAGACAGAAAATGGTGTCCCGATTTTGGTGACAAAATGCCACTAGTTGcatatactattatttatcataaaccATCAATAATTGATCATCTCAAAAAAGTCAACTTAGACATTATAAGCCTTACAAATAAAACATTGCTAATGTACGCTGTTGAAAACGAATGTTATCATTATATTCCAGTCATTATGTCAAATGTTAAAGATCCTCAATTGATAGATAAGTTGATAAATCACCGCGATAATGATGATGTACCGCTAACTCATTATCCACTCCATCctaaaatatatggaaaatttCGATATCATGAAATGACGACGATCTGTGATCGTTTGAGCCCAATATTTATTCGAGACTTATCAAATTGGAGGGCTGACATGTATGCACTGATAAACAATGACCCAGCAACATTTTTGCCCAATCTATCAGCTTACAAAAGTTGTCCATTGCTACTAGATTATTCTTTGCCTTATTATACTTCTATGACCTTATCAAGGGTTTTATACTACGCCACGCTTCCTATAGATGAAAGGCCTGAGCATTCAGTACGTTACGAGTCAGAAGTTCAGCGAAATGATTATCTAGCACGAATCCGAGAAAATCGAGAAGAGTGTATAGCTATTGCTCTAAAAGATCTGGTCTTTAGGGTTGCATTCAGATTACCTGTTccagaagaagaaataaaattgatggaTGAATTAATTGCCAGCAACGGAAAAATCAGAGAGATTGTTAATgactacaaaataaatttcattgaatATGCCTTAAAGgacttatttattgattttggtgataataaaatgtcaatttatgattttttaatgcaagTTTTTgactacaaaaaattaaaatttttggcgCGGAAAGATAATTTACTGCATGCCCTGGAACAAGCTTTTAGCCTGACTTTTGATGATTATTCTTTCTTTGAGACCTATTATTATCCAATTCAAAAAAGGTTAAAAGATGCTATGGAAAGATTACGACTTCtcgaaaatttgaagaaaatttcatCACTTAGAAAAGCTATACCGTTACCGTTTGAAGTGGTATTAGAAATTGTTGGGTATCTAAACAACCAACACtttaatgtatttataaaatcattctATACTTcgtaa